The window CAGTTGTAATAATATAACCTAGGTAACTCGGCGAACCGTTTACTATAGGCGTTACAAGCGGAACAATAGGACCTTTGCTTTTTGCATTTACATAAGCGAGCGGCGAAAACCATCCTACATCAATAATGCCATCAATCAAACTATTTGACAGTGCATCATAATCAGTAGCAACTAAAACATGTGGAATCAGGTTTATATTCTTACACACCATATTAATAACCGGCAGGTACAGCGATTTTATAACTTCCGGACTCAGCGCAGGATTTATTCCAAAAATTATTTCGTTTTCTTTTTTAAGGTTAACAGACTCTTTTTGTAATAAGTAAACTTTTTGCACCAACCTTTGAGCTATTTCTAAAAGCTCCTGATTGCATTTTTCCTGGTCTCTTATTAAAAATGCTGCTTTTGTCGTAGAATCTGCAGTTTCTGCAGTTTTTTCATAAAGAGCGGCAAAGATACCAGCCAGGTATTCCGAAACTTTTGCCTGATCTTGTGAAGACTCGAATAATTCGGTATTAAGTTTAGAAATGTCCTCAAATACCCCGACTGCTTCCCCCATAATCTTTTTGCCAACCTGCATTTTAGCATTTGCATCTTGAAGTCTTTCCGCTCCGTCTCTTGATATTCTGCATGCTTGAATTATGCCTTCATTAATAAGATCTGCGGTCTCATGTATTTCTTGAGATTTTATTCTACTTTGTTCTGCAAGCTTTCTAATTTCATTTGCAACAACACCAAAACCCCTACCGGCGTCTCCTGCTCTAGCAGCTTCTATAGCTGCGTTTAATGCCAGCAAATTAGTTTGTTTTGCTATATGAGTTGTAAAGCCTACAAAATCCCTTACTTTTTCTGTAAGTTCTACAATACCTTCAATTTCGCGGGCAGATTGGTCTATTTGAAAAGTAACATCTGCTAAAACTCTCTCTGCTTCAGCTATAGAAGTATTCCCTTCTTCTACTTTTTTTAAATAGTCTTTAGAAATTCGGGAAACTGTCAAAGCTGTTTCATTTAACTTAGATGCCAATAAAGATAAACCTCTTAGTTCTTCTGAGCCGCTAGCTGCATTTGCGCTTATTTCCTGTGAATGGCAAGAAATATCCTCAACCAGTTTAACTAAGCTTTTTACTGTGTCAGAGTTCTTTGCAACTACCCATTTTATTTCATGGGCGTCGTAGCCCACTTCTTCACTTAAATGAAGCATTTCGCTTTGATCAGTTGAATAGTTTTGAATATCATTTCCTTTAAATGATTTTAAGTTTGGCATTCTAAAACTCCTTTAAACTTACTCTATTATGCCATACCTTCTAGCTTTTGCCGCTACAGTTTTATGAGTAATGCCTAAGGCTTTTCCTGCAGCATTGAAGCTTTTATATTTGTTTAGTGCGACTTTAATTATTGCCTTTTCGTAATCATCGTAACTTGCCAGCTCACCGTCCGGCTCAAGATTAATTAGTGGTCGTTTTGTCTCGCTTGTCCTGTTAGTTATGCCTTGCGGTAAATCCGAAATATCAATTACGTCTGTTTCCGCAAGGTTGATAGCGCGCTCAATTATATTCTCAAGTTCTCTTACATTTCCTGGCCAATCATAATTATATAAAGATTCAACAGCTCTTTTTGTTATTGATTTACTTTTCACTCCCAATTTTATGCACAATTTCCTAAGAAAATGCTCAACAAGCAGTGGAATATCTTCTTTTCTTTCTCTTAAACTAGGAAGCACTATAGGCACTACATTTAAGCGGTAGTATAAATCCTCACGAAAATCCCCAAAACTTACCATTTCTTGTAAATTTCTATGTGTTGCAGCTATTATTCTTACATCTGTTTTTAAAACGCGATTGCCTCCAACTCTTTCAAATTCACGTTCCTGTAAAACCCTCAGAAGTTTTGACTGTAAATTTTTATCAAGTTCCCCTATTTCATCTAAAAATATAGTGCCGCCATTTGCCAGTTCGAATTTTCCAATCTTTTGATATATAGCTCCGGTAAAAGCACCTTTTTCGTGGCCAAAAAGCTCACTCTCCATCAGATCGGCTGGAATTCCGGGACAATTTACTTTTATAAACGGACCATCGCATCTTTTACTTGCGCAGTGTATCGCCTCTGCTACAAGCTCTTTTCCTGTCCCGCTTTCTCCTTGCAATAGAACTGTAGAAGAAGTTTTAGCCGCCTTTGCGGCAACTTTTAAAGCCGAAAGTAACCTTTTGCTGCTGCCAATAATATTCTTAAAGGCTCCATCAGCAATCTCGAAATCACTATCCCTGTCTAAGTCTTTAGAGCGCAGACGAGGCATTGCCTCTGTTTGGAGGAAATGCCTGTTGAAGACCACTGAATACCCTAAAATTTCACTTTCGTCTGAAATGGGATTAACTTCAGCTGATATAATTTTACTTTCATCAAAACTTTTATTTTCTCTGACTCGAATTCTGGTAAATGAGCCATTTCCTAGAGTTACATCGGGAATTACGTCTTGCAGCGGGCTGCCCTCTATTAATTCCTTTTTAAACCCGATTAATTCTTCTGCTACCTTATTGCACAGGGCAATAGTTCCCTCCTGATCTGTTATAATGATACCTAAGGGCAAGCTGTCAAAAACTTTTTCATTTGTAATTTCTACAAATGATTTACCGTTTTGGCACACGGCTTTTCACCTCGGTTTAAATTTACTTTTTTTCGGCATTGCCTGTTGCTACTATATCGATTCCAGTACCTACAACATTGCTTACAACGACATCGCCGATTTTAACAGGCGGAGACACTGTAACATCTTTCAGCTCTACCATGGCTCTTTTTAACAGCTTTTTAGGAATGGGTTCTTTCGTCTTGACAGGCAGCATCCTGCCATCTGCTAATTTTAGTGTGGTGGTAAGCGTTCTTCTAGGATCTAAAACTTCATTTTTTGCATACTCTATACCGCGTTTACATCCATAATTTTTTATACTCTCAATATTGCCGTCTACTAGTTTCACATCTATTTGGCACCCTTTTGGGCAAATAATGCATGTTACCGTTTTATCGACTTCAACTGATTGCATTATCTACACCTCTTCTCGAAGAGAAAATTTTAATGTTTTAATGTCTTTACCGGCAAGCTCACTCTTTTTAATCTCAATATTTATCATCTCACTGGGTTTTATATGTTGTAACACTCTTGCACGAATCAATTCATTATCGGATTCTATAAACAGCCGCGCTTTTTCCATTGGTCTTGTGCTGCGCATAAAAAAGTTTTGTTTTTCACTTAGAATTTTTTCAGGATTTACAAGCTGTGGCACTACATATCTTATGTCGTCACCGGCTAAAATTGAAATATAGTTTTTATCGGGAATCTTGTCTTTTAAATAGTTTGTAGCTCCCATGCCTGCAAGCCTTGATTCCATCGTAACAAAATCAACTAAATCGTGAACATGAACCACATTGCCGCATGCAAAAATTCCAGGTATAGAAGTTTCCATTCTTTGGTTTACCACAGGTCCGCCTGTAACATTGTCAATTTTGATATCAGCCATTTTAGAAAGCTCGTTTTCAGGTATAAGGCCTACGGACAAAAGCAGTGTGTCGCAGCTTACAAATTTTTCGGTAGACGGGATAGGATTCATATTCTCATCTACTTCTGCAATAGTCACACCTTCGATCCTATCTCTTCCATGAATATATGTGACTGTATGGCTTAGGAGCAAAGGAATATCAAAATCATTTAGGCATTGAACGATATTTCTTGTAAGTCCGTTTGAATACGGCATAATTTCTGCTACACACTTTACTTTTGCTCCTTCTAGCGTAAATCGCCTTGCCATAATAAGCCCTATATCGCCGGAGCCTAAAATAACAACTTCTTTTCCTGGCATATAACCTTCAATATTTACAAAACGTTGGGCTGTTCCTGCTGTAAAGATTCCTGCAGGCCGGTATCCCGGAATGTTTATGGCACCTCTTGTCCTTTCTCTGCATCCCATAGTCAGAATCACTGCATCAGCCCTGATTTGAAGCAGTCCTTTTTTGGGGCTTACCGCAGTTATTGTTTTGTCAGCTCCAAGTTCTATAACCATTGTATCGAGCAGGGTTTCAATACCCATTGTTTTAAGTTCTTCAATAAATCTATCAGCATATTCAGGCCCTGTAAGTTCTTCATTAAATACATGGAGTCCAAAACCATTGTGAATGCATTGCTGCAGTATTCCTCCAAGCCCTGAATCTCTTTCTATAAGTAAGATATCCTCTGCTCCGCTCTTTTTAGCTTCTATTGCAGCAGCAAGACCTGCAGGGCCGCCACCGATTACTACAAGTTGCTTATTTAGCATTTTGGTCACCGCCTTCGTCCTTCAAGAATTCCTTTATTCGGCCAATAAGAATATTGGACCCGGGACCTTTTTTTGTAACTTCTAAGGGATCTATACCAAGTTCTCGGGTAATTATTTCTACTACTCTAGGCGAGCAAAAACCTCCCTGGCATCTTCCCATGCCTGCTCTAGTCCTTCTTTTTACTGCATCAATGCTTTGCGCTCCTATAGGTCTTTTTATTGCATCAATTATTTCTGCTTCGGTAACGGTTTCGCATCGACAGATTACATGTCCAAAGGCCGGATTTTCTTCAATAAGCTTTTTTCGTTCTTCGTTATCCATTTCTCTGAACCTGAATTTTTTGGGCCTATGCGGTATAAAATCCCTTTTTTCTTTTAGCTTAAGGCCTATATCTTGTAAAATGTCTTTTACTTCAAGAGCTATCGCAGGTGCTGATGTAAGCCCCGGTGATTGTATACCGCCAACATTGATAAATCCATTAACTTTTTTCGATGCTTCGATTATAAAATCGTTAGTATTAGAAACTGCCCTTAATCCTGCAAAAGATGTTATGACATTTCTCATAGGTAAATTTGGGATAAGCTTTTTTCCGCCTGCTACAATTTCTTTTATGCCGTCAGAGTTTACACTTGTATCATATTTATCTCCTATATCATGGGAATTTGGTCCTATAAAGATATTACCATCAACCGTAGGGCAAACTAAGATGCCTTTTGATATTTTAGTTGGTGTAGGAAATACGGCCTTTTTTACTAAACCTCCAAACTGTTTATCGAAAATTAAATACTCGCCTTTGCGAGGAGTTATTGTATATTCTTCGGCTCCTGCCATTTTCGATATTTCATCAGCAAAAAGTCCCGCGGCATTTACTATATATTTTGTTTCTATATTTCCTTTTGGAGTTTTTATTAAAAAGTGATGATTACCCAATACTTCTATGTCTGTTACAGGAGAATTGAGCCAAAATTTTACACCATTCTGGCTGGCATTTTCAGCTAGTGCAATAGTAAGCTCATAAGGACAAACAATACCTCCTGTCGGGGCATCAAGAGCGGCTTTTGCCTCGGGATTCAAATTTGGTTCAAGTGTTAAAAGTTCATCTTTGCCTATTATTCTAAGGGGATTTACTCCATTAATTTTCCCTCTTTCTAAAAGTTCGCAAAGCACTTGAACTTCTTCATCATTTACGGCAACTACCAATGATCCGTTCATTTTAAACGGTACATCCAGCTCTTTGCATAACTCAGGATATAGCCTATTTCCTATTACATTAAATTTTGCCTTTAGGGTGCCCGGCTCAGCATCGAATCCTGCATGGACTACTGCACTGTTTGCTTTACTTGTGCCGCAGGCTACATCTTCTTCTTTTTCAACTAATGTAATATCAATATCGTAACGAGCAAGCTCTCGCGCAATAGCACATCCCGTCACTCCTGCTCCGATAATTACTATATCTTCCATTTTTTTCCTCCTTAAAAATGAAAAAACCACACCTATAGAAAGGTGTGGTTCTCCATATTCTCCACCACAGCTAAAATCAAATTTAAATTCTATTCTATTATATTTTCATTATACATCTTTATCTTCCCAATTCATAGAGCGCTTAACAGCTTTTTTCCAACCTGCATAAAGCCGTTCTTTTGTTTCAGTTTCCATCTGAGGTCTAAATGTTTTATCAATTTGCCATTTAGACGAAATATCATTTTTGTCTTTCCAGTAACCAACTGCAAGGCCGGCAAGATAAGCAGCACCTAAGGCTGTGGTTTCTATTACCTTTGGTCTATCGACCGGAACCCCTAAGATATCAGCTTGAAATTGCATTAAGAAATTATTTGCAACTGCTCCGCCATCAACTTTCAAGTTCTTTAAAGTAATCCCTGAATCTTGCTGCATTGCTTCTAAAACGTCCCTGGTTTGATAGCAAATCGATTCTAGTGCGGCTCTGACAATGTGTTCACGTTTTGCTCCACGGGTAAGGCCTAAAATTGCACCCCGCGCATACATATCCCAATAAGGAGCACCTAATCCAACAAAAGCCGGCACCAAATATACCCCATTATTATCTTCCACTTTCATAGCCAATTCTTCGCTTTGAGCGGCATTGTCCAAAACTCTAAGTTCATCGCGCAGCCACTGGATAACAGCGCCTGCAATAAAGATGCTTCCCTCTAAAGCATATTCAACTTTTCCGTCTACTCCCCATGCAATTGTAGTAAGAAGACCATGTTTTGATTCAACAGCCTTTTCACCAGTATTCATCAACATAAAACAGCCTGTTCCGTATGTGTTCTTGGCCATTCCCGCACTATAGCATGCTTGTCCGAACAATGCAGCTTGCTGGTCGCCTGCGACACCTGCAATAGGAACTTCGCCTCCGAATATTTCAGTGGTAGTATAGCCATAAACGCAGCTCGAAGGCATTACTTTCGGCAACATATTTTTAGGTATATTTAGTTCTTTTAATATGTCTTCGTCCCAGTCCAATGTATGTATGTTAAACAGCATGGTTCTAGATGCATTGCTGTAATCTGTTACATGTACTTTTCCGCCAGTCAAATTCCATATGAGCCATGTGTCAATATTCCCGAACAATAAATCGCCTTTTTCTGCCTTTTCTCTTGCGCCCTCTACATTATCAAGAATCCATTTTATTTTTGTCCCTGAAAAATAAGCATCGACAACTAAACCGGTTTTTTCACGTATTTTTTCTGTAAGACCCCGCTCTTTTAATTCATCGCAGATAGATGCTGTTCTACGACATTGCCACACTATAGCATTATATACTGGCTTTCCGGTATTCTTATCCCAAACAACTGTGGTTTCTCTTTGATTTGTAATACCTATAGCAGCAATATCATGTACTGCTAAACCGCATTTTAAAAGAACTTCTTTGGCTACACCTATTTGGCTTCCCCAAATTTCCATAGCATCATGCTCCACCCAGCCTGGCTTTGGATAAATTTGAGTAAATTCTCTATTTGTAACGCCTTTAATTAAACCATTCTCATCAAAAATTATTGCTCTGGAGCTAGTCGTCCCCTGATCTAAAGCCATTATATATCTAGACACTGTATATTACCTCCCTATACATATTTTAATTTTATTTGAAATATATGAAAATTTATTATGCACTTTAGAATATATTTGAATATTTTTTAACTGACTAACTATTGCACTCTAGACATACAAGCAATAAAGAATAAATCCTCCTAAAATTCCTCCTATAATCGCATTTAAAACCATACTTAGTCCTTTTCCAACGTCATCGCCTGATAAAGCTGAAGCCACAAACAAGCCTGTCCCTGCTGCCCACGCCATATCAATCCATGCCCCACCTGATTGATAAATCAAGCCTACTCCATGATTAAGAGTCCATGTTGTACCAACTATAAATCCCGCGGCAAGCCAACCACCAATAGGACCAAAGTTTTCAACCAACTTTCCCCAGACCAATCTAATTAAGAACGGAAATATAAAACCGCCAGCTATTGTAGCAATAATTTTAGGAAATGCCATTTTGTAACCTCCTTTGTTTTATCCAAATTATTTCTTATAATTTTTTAGAAGTACAGTTCTAAGCTTTATTTTTTTCCGCCCACATTTTTTCAATAGCAACTGCCATGCTCCCTCCAATTATTCCTCCGATAATTACGCACGCAAGGGTAGGCAGCGATTCAATCCCTGCTTGTGTTCCTTTAAGAAACACGTCTCTCATTGTTCCTGTGATTCCTATTCCTAGAGCCATGTCAACCGCGGCACCTTCATTTGCTATAAGGCCAATATAGTGATTTAAAAACCACATTACTGAAATAATTATAAACCCTGAAAACCACCCTCCGCCAATTCCATATGTTTCCACAAAAGCTCCCCAGACTGACATTACGAAAATACCTGCAATTGCGTAACCTAAAATTGAACCTATCTTTTTCATTAACATCACCCTTTCTGGTTTTTATTGGACTTGTTGTAGTAAATTTTATAAAAATGACTTATAAGTAGCTGTTTAATCACCTCCTTATAAACTAAAAAGTCCTTCCTAGCTTAGTAATTAGTACAAAGGTACTGTAATTACTAACCTAGGAAGGACTTTCTCCTATTCTCCAAGTCCTTAAAAGGTATAGTCCCAGATATCTTCTTTTGTAACCGATATAGCCCAGGCCCCCTCTTTAATAGCAGCTTCAACTTCAGCTGTATTTTCAATCAGTCCTCCAGCTATAACAGGATGTCTTACGGTTCGGCATATCCTTCCGATAACTTTAGGTATTACAGCAGGGAGAATTTCTACGGCATCAGGGTTTACGCTTTTAACTGTTTTTTCAGCAGTATCAAGAGCAAGACTATCTAGAACAAATATTCGTTGAATAGTAAACAATCCTTCGTTTTTAGCGTAATTTATAAGGTTCGCTCGCGTTGTTATAATTCCGTCCGGCTTTATCTCTTGAGCAATATATTTTATTCCCATACTATCTTTGCTGATACCTTCGAGAAGATCTAAATGTAGAAAGACGGTTTTGTTACTTTCTTTTACTCGATCTACGATCTTCTTAATGTTTAATATATTACCAGTTAGAAGGAATATGCACTTAGGTTTTTTTGATAAAGCTATATTGACTCTTTCGATATCTCTTATGGCCGGTATTACCGGAAAACTCTTTAGGTCTTGAATTATCTTTTGATCAGTCA is drawn from Tepidanaerobacter syntrophicus and contains these coding sequences:
- the phnD gene encoding phosphate/phosphite/phosphonate ABC transporter substrate-binding protein; the protein is MPNLKSFKGNDIQNYSTDQSEMLHLSEEVGYDAHEIKWVVAKNSDTVKSLVKLVEDISCHSQEISANAASGSEELRGLSLLASKLNETALTVSRISKDYLKKVEEGNTSIAEAERVLADVTFQIDQSAREIEGIVELTEKVRDFVGFTTHIAKQTNLLALNAAIEAARAGDAGRGFGVVANEIRKLAEQSRIKSQEIHETADLINEGIIQACRISRDGAERLQDANAKMQVGKKIMGEAVGVFEDISKLNTELFESSQDQAKVSEYLAGIFAALYEKTAETADSTTKAAFLIRDQEKCNQELLEIAQRLVQKVYLLQKESVNLKKENEIIFGINPALSPEVIKSLYLPVINMVCKNINLIPHVLVATDYDALSNSLIDGIIDVGWFSPLAYVNAKSKGPIVPLVTPIVNGSPSYLGYIITTVDSGIKNLADIKGQRMAFVDPKSASGYAYPRMLLKKAGIDPDRDLEEQLFLGTHSNVVEAVLSGSVKVGATYSEAIEEAKRQGLDITKLVYLAKTDPIPKDCIAARANMDQEILDKLKKAFINYRDNKKGSSVINGFVIADDKNYDIVREVAKDAN
- a CDS encoding sigma-54 interaction domain-containing protein gives rise to the protein MCQNGKSFVEITNEKVFDSLPLGIIITDQEGTIALCNKVAEELIGFKKELIEGSPLQDVIPDVTLGNGSFTRIRVRENKSFDESKIISAEVNPISDESEILGYSVVFNRHFLQTEAMPRLRSKDLDRDSDFEIADGAFKNIIGSSKRLLSALKVAAKAAKTSSTVLLQGESGTGKELVAEAIHCASKRCDGPFIKVNCPGIPADLMESELFGHEKGAFTGAIYQKIGKFELANGGTIFLDEIGELDKNLQSKLLRVLQEREFERVGGNRVLKTDVRIIAATHRNLQEMVSFGDFREDLYYRLNVVPIVLPSLRERKEDIPLLVEHFLRKLCIKLGVKSKSITKRAVESLYNYDWPGNVRELENIIERAINLAETDVIDISDLPQGITNRTSETKRPLINLEPDGELASYDDYEKAIIKVALNKYKSFNAAGKALGITHKTVAAKARRYGIIE
- a CDS encoding DUF1667 domain-containing protein, producing the protein MQSVEVDKTVTCIICPKGCQIDVKLVDGNIESIKNYGCKRGIEYAKNEVLDPRRTLTTTLKLADGRMLPVKTKEPIPKKLLKRAMVELKDVTVSPPVKIGDVVVSNVVGTGIDIVATGNAEKK
- a CDS encoding NAD(P)/FAD-dependent oxidoreductase, whose protein sequence is MLNKQLVVIGGGPAGLAAAIEAKKSGAEDILLIERDSGLGGILQQCIHNGFGLHVFNEELTGPEYADRFIEELKTMGIETLLDTMVIELGADKTITAVSPKKGLLQIRADAVILTMGCRERTRGAINIPGYRPAGIFTAGTAQRFVNIEGYMPGKEVVILGSGDIGLIMARRFTLEGAKVKCVAEIMPYSNGLTRNIVQCLNDFDIPLLLSHTVTYIHGRDRIEGVTIAEVDENMNPIPSTEKFVSCDTLLLSVGLIPENELSKMADIKIDNVTGGPVVNQRMETSIPGIFACGNVVHVHDLVDFVTMESRLAGMGATNYLKDKIPDKNYISILAGDDIRYVVPQLVNPEKILSEKQNFFMRSTRPMEKARLFIESDNELIRARVLQHIKPSEMINIEIKKSELAGKDIKTLKFSLREEV
- a CDS encoding NAD(P)/FAD-dependent oxidoreductase, translated to MEDIVIIGAGVTGCAIARELARYDIDITLVEKEEDVACGTSKANSAVVHAGFDAEPGTLKAKFNVIGNRLYPELCKELDVPFKMNGSLVVAVNDEEVQVLCELLERGKINGVNPLRIIGKDELLTLEPNLNPEAKAALDAPTGGIVCPYELTIALAENASQNGVKFWLNSPVTDIEVLGNHHFLIKTPKGNIETKYIVNAAGLFADEISKMAGAEEYTITPRKGEYLIFDKQFGGLVKKAVFPTPTKISKGILVCPTVDGNIFIGPNSHDIGDKYDTSVNSDGIKEIVAGGKKLIPNLPMRNVITSFAGLRAVSNTNDFIIEASKKVNGFINVGGIQSPGLTSAPAIALEVKDILQDIGLKLKEKRDFIPHRPKKFRFREMDNEERKKLIEENPAFGHVICRCETVTEAEIIDAIKRPIGAQSIDAVKRRTRAGMGRCQGGFCSPRVVEIITRELGIDPLEVTKKGPGSNILIGRIKEFLKDEGGDQNAK
- the glpK gene encoding glycerol kinase GlpK, with the translated sequence MSRYIMALDQGTTSSRAIIFDENGLIKGVTNREFTQIYPKPGWVEHDAMEIWGSQIGVAKEVLLKCGLAVHDIAAIGITNQRETTVVWDKNTGKPVYNAIVWQCRRTASICDELKERGLTEKIREKTGLVVDAYFSGTKIKWILDNVEGAREKAEKGDLLFGNIDTWLIWNLTGGKVHVTDYSNASRTMLFNIHTLDWDEDILKELNIPKNMLPKVMPSSCVYGYTTTEIFGGEVPIAGVAGDQQAALFGQACYSAGMAKNTYGTGCFMLMNTGEKAVESKHGLLTTIAWGVDGKVEYALEGSIFIAGAVIQWLRDELRVLDNAAQSEELAMKVEDNNGVYLVPAFVGLGAPYWDMYARGAILGLTRGAKREHIVRAALESICYQTRDVLEAMQQDSGITLKNLKVDGGAVANNFLMQFQADILGVPVDRPKVIETTALGAAYLAGLAVGYWKDKNDISSKWQIDKTFRPQMETETKERLYAGWKKAVKRSMNWEDKDV
- a CDS encoding Lin0368 family putative glycerol transporter subunit, coding for MAFPKIIATIAGGFIFPFLIRLVWGKLVENFGPIGGWLAAGFIVGTTWTLNHGVGLIYQSGGAWIDMAWAAGTGLFVASALSGDDVGKGLSMVLNAIIGGILGGFILYCLYV
- a CDS encoding Lin0368 family putative glycerol transporter subunit; amino-acid sequence: MKKIGSILGYAIAGIFVMSVWGAFVETYGIGGGWFSGFIIISVMWFLNHYIGLIANEGAAVDMALGIGITGTMRDVFLKGTQAGIESLPTLACVIIGGIIGGSMAVAIEKMWAEKNKA
- a CDS encoding glycerol-3-phosphate responsive antiterminator gives rise to the protein MTDQKIIQDLKSFPVIPAIRDIERVNIALSKKPKCIFLLTGNILNIKKIVDRVKESNKTVFLHLDLLEGISKDSMGIKYIAQEIKPDGIITTRANLINYAKNEGLFTIQRIFVLDSLALDTAEKTVKSVNPDAVEILPAVIPKVIGRICRTVRHPVIAGGLIENTAEVEAAIKEGAWAISVTKEDIWDYTF